From Oscillatoria sp. FACHB-1406, the proteins below share one genomic window:
- a CDS encoding prevent-host-death family protein — protein sequence MTLKELLIQEIDNTPDELLVELLSLVRSLKSSPPSQLNIYEQLLERIDYLEAIIGIRKGLESFERGEGIPADLAMTALQRQFNIPPCP from the coding sequence ATGACGCTCAAAGAACTTCTAATCCAAGAAATTGATAACACCCCCGACGAACTGCTTGTCGAACTTCTTAGCTTAGTGCGATCGCTGAAATCCTCTCCACCCAGTCAGCTTAATATCTACGAACAATTGCTAGAGCGAATTGACTACCTCGAAGCCATTATCGGTATCCGCAAAGGACTCGAAAGCTTCGAGCGGGGTGAAGGTATCCCAGCCGATCTTGCCATGACAGCGCTACAGCGGCAGTTCAACATTCCTC
- a CDS encoding helix-turn-helix transcriptional regulator has protein sequence MGKAGQALRQVLDEYGISQNQLAIAMEVRRSNIHRWVNESRDPSAEAVLEIRKGLQKIDPEAAIEFIRLYIDDRSSS, from the coding sequence ATGGGAAAAGCAGGTCAAGCACTGAGGCAAGTATTAGACGAGTACGGCATTAGCCAAAATCAATTGGCGATCGCGATGGAGGTCAGGCGTTCTAATATTCATCGTTGGGTCAATGAAAGTCGCGATCCGTCTGCTGAGGCGGTATTAGAGATTCGTAAAGGATTGCAAAAAATCGATCCGGAAGCAGCAATTGAATTTATCCGTCTGTACATAGACGATCGCTCTAGCTCCTGA
- a CDS encoding helix-turn-helix transcriptional regulator, translating into MGRAGEALKQVLDEYGISQNRLAVVMGVGRSNVHRWVSGTTDPAAEAVLEIRKGLQKIDSEAAIEFIRLYLDDRSSS; encoded by the coding sequence ATGGGAAGAGCAGGTGAAGCACTCAAACAAGTATTAGACGAGTACGGCATTAGCCAAAATCGATTAGCCGTTGTCATGGGGGTTGGGCGTTCTAACGTTCACCGCTGGGTTAGTGGAACGACGGATCCAGCGGCTGAAGCAGTATTGGAGATTCGTAAAGGATTGCAAAAAATCGATTCGGAGGCGGCAATTGAATTTATTCGTTTGTATCTAGACGATCGCTCTAGCTCCTGA
- a CDS encoding peptide ABC transporter substrate-binding protein has protein sequence MPKNFLADRALATLSATPTAVPELQPPQREPLKVMLVGSPKAVTRTIHRLHRLGFAEVGEWSPLVPTQNPGEVLSILVRRLLM, from the coding sequence ATGCCTAAAAACTTCCTTGCCGATCGCGCTCTAGCGACTCTTTCCGCAACCCCAACCGCCGTTCCCGAACTCCAACCGCCCCAACGAGAACCGCTCAAAGTAATGCTCGTAGGTTCTCCTAAAGCTGTAACCCGCACCATTCACCGCTTGCATCGCTTGGGTTTTGCTGAAGTGGGAGAATGGAGTCCATTGGTTCCGACTCAAAATCCCGGCGAGGTGTTGAGTATTTTGGTGCGTCGTTTGCTGATGTAG
- a CDS encoding fused MFS/spermidine synthase, translating into MAGSEVKADLWLKDYITPWDVYEHGVTKILACQKTAYQEMHIVETGTYGKALVLDGKWQSCTGDEFLYHEPLVHPAAICHGAPKNALILGGGEGATLREVLRWKTLERALMVDIDGEVVEACKKHLTEMHRGAFDDPRVEVKIADAIAVLDRMEERWDTIVSDLSDPIEEGPSYRLFTQEYFQKLREVLAPGGYLVVQAGPTSPGEIQMHARLVKTLKTVFPYVVSYSSPVPTFAGAWGFALCSDRAIETRPDPDEIDRLLAEKTTGGLRGLDGITYLGLLQTPIHIRRAIAQADRIYTLAEPPKFGNSYVAPSSEPETIDRFNPISINSIS; encoded by the coding sequence ATGGCCGGGAGTGAAGTTAAAGCCGATCTGTGGCTCAAAGATTACATCACGCCGTGGGATGTGTACGAACATGGCGTGACGAAAATTCTAGCTTGCCAGAAGACGGCCTACCAAGAGATGCACATTGTCGAAACGGGAACCTACGGAAAAGCGCTGGTTCTCGATGGCAAGTGGCAGTCCTGCACGGGCGATGAGTTTCTGTATCACGAACCGCTCGTTCATCCGGCAGCGATTTGTCATGGCGCGCCGAAAAATGCCCTGATCCTCGGTGGCGGCGAAGGCGCGACGCTACGGGAAGTCCTGCGCTGGAAAACATTGGAGCGGGCGTTGATGGTGGATATCGATGGGGAAGTCGTCGAAGCCTGCAAAAAACACTTGACAGAGATGCACAGAGGTGCATTTGACGATCCGCGAGTCGAAGTGAAGATTGCCGACGCGATCGCGGTACTCGATCGCATGGAGGAACGGTGGGATACGATCGTTTCAGACCTATCGGATCCGATTGAAGAAGGACCATCCTACCGCCTCTTTACCCAAGAATATTTTCAAAAGTTGCGGGAAGTTCTCGCTCCCGGCGGTTACTTAGTCGTCCAAGCGGGGCCGACTTCCCCCGGAGAAATTCAAATGCACGCGCGGTTGGTCAAAACCTTAAAAACGGTCTTTCCTTACGTGGTTTCCTATTCTTCCCCAGTTCCCACCTTTGCAGGGGCTTGGGGTTTTGCGTTATGTTCCGATCGCGCGATCGAAACGCGACCCGATCCCGACGAAATCGATCGCTTACTTGCCGAAAAAACAACCGGAGGACTGCGCGGTCTTGATGGAATAACCTATTTGGGCCTGCTGCAAACGCCGATTCATATCCGCCGCGCGATCGCGCAAGCCGATCGCATTTATACCCTTGCAGAACCGCCTAAATTTGGCAATAGCTACGTTGCACCTTCGAGCGAACCGGAAACAATCGATCGATTTAACCCAATCTCTATTAATTCAATCTCTTAA
- a CDS encoding HhoA/HhoB/HtrA family serine endopeptidase — protein MTKSLAQMGLYISLLILGGGIGVFGSRALAPKAQQTTQSVQPLVPATLKPSAVQPSTTPVETDNRLNFIARAVQKVGPAVVRIDASRTIDRDTQPPFSQPFFRRFFGEEAPIPQPRVQRGTGSGFILNSDGRLITNAHVVEGADRVVVTLKDGRELEGRVVGVDDVTDVAAVKIDAKELPTIKLGESEKAIPGEWAIAIGNPLGLDNTVTVGIISAIGRSSRQVGVPDKRVSFIQTDAAINPGNSGGPLLNANGEAIGMNTAIRADAQGLGFAIPIETAQRVANQLFAKGRADHPYLGIQMLDLSPELRKELEADPETRFKLDRDRGVVVVQVVPNSPAARAGLQTGDVIHTIAGKPIQESAEVQHEVERSAIGRVLAVEISRGGQKLTLQVKPGPFPARNNE, from the coding sequence ATGACTAAATCGCTCGCACAGATGGGTTTATATATCAGCTTATTAATCCTGGGGGGTGGAATTGGTGTATTCGGCAGTCGCGCCCTTGCACCCAAAGCACAGCAAACGACCCAATCGGTGCAACCCCTCGTCCCAGCCACCTTAAAACCTTCAGCCGTTCAGCCTAGCACGACTCCGGTAGAGACGGATAATCGACTCAATTTTATCGCCCGTGCCGTCCAGAAAGTTGGACCGGCGGTGGTTCGCATTGATGCGTCCCGAACCATCGATCGCGACACTCAACCCCCCTTCTCCCAGCCATTTTTCCGCCGCTTTTTCGGGGAAGAAGCGCCGATTCCGCAACCGCGCGTCCAACGGGGGACGGGATCGGGTTTTATTTTAAACTCGGACGGGCGCTTAATCACTAACGCTCACGTTGTCGAAGGAGCCGATCGCGTCGTGGTAACGCTCAAAGACGGGCGAGAACTGGAAGGGCGCGTCGTTGGTGTGGATGATGTCACCGATGTAGCAGCGGTCAAAATTGACGCGAAAGAATTGCCAACGATTAAATTGGGAGAATCGGAAAAAGCGATCCCCGGCGAATGGGCGATCGCGATCGGCAATCCTTTAGGCTTAGATAATACCGTTACCGTTGGCATTATCAGCGCGATCGGACGTTCTAGCCGTCAAGTCGGCGTTCCCGACAAGCGCGTCAGTTTCATTCAAACCGATGCGGCGATCAATCCCGGTAATTCGGGCGGTCCGTTACTCAATGCTAACGGCGAAGCGATCGGCATGAACACGGCGATTCGCGCCGATGCCCAAGGATTGGGTTTTGCGATCCCGATTGAAACCGCCCAACGAGTCGCCAATCAATTATTTGCAAAAGGACGCGCCGATCATCCCTATTTAGGCATTCAAATGCTGGATCTCAGTCCCGAACTGCGCAAAGAACTCGAGGCAGATCCGGAAACGCGCTTTAAGCTCGATCGCGATCGCGGCGTTGTTGTCGTCCAAGTCGTCCCCAACTCTCCTGCGGCTCGAGCCGGACTGCAAACAGGAGATGTCATTCATACCATCGCTGGCAAACCGATTCAAGAGTCGGCAGAAGTGCAGCACGAAGTCGAACGCAGCGCGATCGGTCGCGTTTTAGCTGTGGAGATTTCGCGCGGCGGACAAAAACTGACCTTACAAGTTAAACCCGGGCCTTTCCCTGCACGCAATAATGAATAA
- the bioB gene encoding biotin synthase BioB encodes MVQSPVSASSREFELATGTALAAELNRLADRIINGYRLTRDEARALTQIESQDDILLLCAAADRVRQGCCGNTVDLCSIINVKSGNCSENCGFCSQSAHHPGEGSPIYGLKSKEEILAQARAAAEAGAKRFCLVSQGRGPKYNSPKSGEFEQILETAREIAETLDIKPCCALGEVTIEQAQALREAGVTRYNHNLEASENFFSEIVTTHQWRDRVETVRNLKAAGIQACSGGIFGLGESWEDRIDLAFSLRELEVESVPLNLLNPRGGTPLRDRPQLSPYEAIKAIAIFRLILPQQILRYAGGREAVMGELQSLGFQAGINAMLVGHYLTTLGQPPEQDRALLESLGLEGGEAPIPGEYPLASPD; translated from the coding sequence GTGGTTCAATCGCCAGTTTCCGCGTCTTCACGGGAATTTGAACTTGCAACCGGAACCGCTCTCGCCGCCGAACTCAACCGATTAGCCGATCGCATCATCAACGGTTATCGGCTGACGCGGGACGAAGCCAGAGCGTTAACTCAAATAGAAAGTCAAGATGACATCTTGCTCTTATGTGCGGCAGCCGATCGCGTGCGCCAAGGGTGCTGCGGCAATACCGTCGATTTGTGCAGCATCATCAACGTCAAATCGGGCAACTGTTCGGAAAATTGCGGCTTTTGCTCCCAATCCGCCCACCATCCCGGCGAAGGTTCCCCGATCTACGGTTTAAAGAGCAAAGAAGAAATTCTCGCCCAAGCTCGCGCGGCGGCGGAAGCAGGAGCTAAGCGTTTTTGCTTAGTGAGTCAAGGACGAGGCCCTAAGTATAACAGCCCGAAATCAGGAGAATTCGAGCAAATCTTAGAAACCGCGCGCGAAATTGCCGAAACGCTCGATATCAAACCTTGTTGCGCCCTCGGCGAAGTCACAATCGAACAGGCGCAAGCATTAAGAGAGGCAGGCGTAACGCGCTACAACCATAACTTAGAAGCATCGGAAAACTTCTTTAGTGAGATCGTCACCACACATCAGTGGCGCGATCGCGTCGAAACCGTTCGCAACCTGAAAGCAGCGGGAATCCAAGCTTGTAGTGGCGGTATTTTTGGCCTCGGGGAAAGCTGGGAAGATCGCATCGATCTCGCCTTCTCCCTGCGCGAGTTGGAAGTCGAATCCGTACCATTGAACCTGCTCAACCCGCGCGGCGGCACGCCTTTAAGAGATCGTCCCCAACTCTCGCCTTACGAAGCGATTAAAGCGATCGCGATTTTCCGCTTGATCCTACCCCAACAAATTCTGCGCTACGCAGGCGGCAGAGAAGCAGTCATGGGCGAGCTACAAAGCCTCGGATTCCAAGCCGGGATTAATGCTATGCTAGTCGGGCATTACCTAACAACTTTGGGGCAACCCCCCGAACAAGACCGCGCCCTATTAGAATCTCTAGGACTTGAAGGTGGCGAAGCTCCAATTCCCGGGGAATACCCGCTCGCGTCGCCGGACTAG
- a CDS encoding biotin transporter BioY produces the protein MPWVTPYQLLWAAIGLLLTISGTLVEAFVTNSPWQWSQQGIQPQSLGVTCQIGAVLLVGCLGGKKAGAIAQIAYVILGLTGLYPVFTQGGGWRYLLEPTFGYIIGFIPGAWLCGWLAFRRKPKLETLAFSCTIGLFAVHLVGIAYLSGLHLLSHPGGERALLVGAIEKYSLNPLASQFAIVCAVSLIGYILRRILLY, from the coding sequence TTGCCCTGGGTTACGCCCTACCAATTGCTGTGGGCAGCGATCGGTCTATTGCTGACCATTAGCGGTACGCTCGTCGAAGCCTTCGTCACGAATTCCCCCTGGCAATGGTCGCAGCAAGGCATTCAACCCCAATCGTTAGGCGTAACCTGCCAAATTGGGGCAGTGCTACTCGTCGGTTGTTTGGGGGGAAAGAAAGCGGGTGCGATCGCGCAGATCGCTTATGTTATCTTGGGCTTGACCGGCTTGTACCCCGTATTTACCCAAGGTGGCGGCTGGCGTTACCTGCTCGAACCAACTTTCGGTTACATTATCGGCTTTATTCCCGGTGCTTGGTTGTGCGGTTGGCTCGCCTTTCGTCGCAAGCCCAAGCTGGAAACCCTCGCTTTTAGCTGTACGATAGGATTGTTCGCCGTTCATCTGGTCGGGATTGCGTATTTGTCGGGATTGCATCTTTTAAGCCATCCTGGGGGGGAAAGGGCGCTTTTGGTCGGCGCGATCGAAAAGTATTCTTTGAATCCCTTAGCAAGCCAATTCGCGATCGTCTGTGCCGTTTCTTTAATCGGCTATATCCTGCGCCGCATTTTATTGTACTAA
- the lspA gene encoding signal peptidase II, producing the protein MKNRFFWIIALSGLLLDQLTKMWVSQSFQEVGDTIPLIPGIFHLTYVHNTGAAFSLFAGGADWLRWLSLAVSLGLIALAIWGPKLRPLEQVGYGFILAGALGNGICRFLNGYVIDFLDARWINFPVFNIADVCINLGIICLLAASLNLKQ; encoded by the coding sequence GTGAAAAATCGTTTTTTTTGGATAATTGCCCTCAGCGGATTGCTCCTCGACCAACTCACCAAGATGTGGGTCAGCCAAAGCTTTCAAGAAGTGGGCGATACCATTCCCCTGATTCCGGGAATCTTTCACCTCACCTACGTTCATAATACCGGAGCAGCCTTTAGCTTGTTTGCAGGCGGTGCAGATTGGTTGCGTTGGCTGTCGCTAGCCGTGAGTTTGGGGTTGATTGCACTGGCGATTTGGGGGCCGAAGTTGCGCCCCCTCGAACAGGTTGGCTATGGGTTCATTCTGGCTGGTGCTTTGGGCAATGGGATTTGTCGTTTTCTCAACGGTTACGTGATCGATTTCCTAGACGCACGCTGGATTAATTTTCCTGTGTTTAATATTGCCGATGTCTGTATTAATTTAGGAATTATTTGCTTGCTTGCTGCCAGCTTGAATTTGAAGCAATAG
- a CDS encoding response regulator: protein MSTPTRYDNTVGLELKAYQQFFFLLFSYPHPKVFVTAEKMKTVLLVEDSLTDRNIMASYLQQAGLLVVSASSVEEAQEKLSHNKPDLIVLDVILPGQSGFEMCRTLKTNPETRKIPVIICSTKGTDVDKIWGNMLGADAYLIKPVNDAELQVTLKQCLG from the coding sequence TTGTCAACTCCGACACGCTACGATAATACAGTAGGCTTAGAGTTAAAGGCATACCAGCAGTTCTTCTTTCTGCTGTTCTCCTATCCGCATCCTAAAGTTTTTGTAACTGCTGAGAAGATGAAAACCGTTTTGCTTGTCGAAGATAGTTTGACCGATAGAAATATCATGGCATCTTACTTGCAACAAGCGGGTTTGCTGGTTGTTAGCGCATCCAGCGTCGAGGAAGCTCAAGAAAAGCTTTCTCACAATAAGCCCGATCTGATCGTTCTCGACGTAATTTTGCCCGGTCAGAGCGGGTTTGAAATGTGTCGTACTTTAAAAACAAATCCCGAAACTCGTAAAATTCCCGTCATTATCTGCTCGACTAAAGGAACCGATGTCGATAAAATTTGGGGCAATATGCTGGGAGCCGATGCCTATTTAATCAAGCCCGTTAACGATGCAGAGCTTCAAGTAACGCTAAAGCAGTGTCTCGGATAG
- a CDS encoding response regulator — protein sequence MMTSAPNRNEAFFSQLNLYSQQQFTGRLDIQLVTGQQWGLYLSLGNLVWATEGLHPVRRFRRQLASTLPKVNPKAISPRQSDFFECWDYHALALLVQRNLAQTDDVVEIARGLIAEVLFDLLQAIEIAAVTQQIAQFYEKPRDRGESVEEFRTASTFKIKPKLGARPSSKDLGIFPRSRSWDIELALSGTQKVWEKWSQMGLALYSPNLAPVIKKSEQLQAKASPSTYKNLVALIDGRRTMRDISVLLKKDLVGVCQSLLPYIRRQLIGLVEVPDLPNPYQSYCDLAREATPTAERVPTFDSSPDRPCIVCIDDSPRVCKAMEKLLTGAGYRFIGIQEAIQALPTLLQHKPDVIFLDLMMPIANGYEICSQIRRVSNLKDTPVIILTSQDGLVDRVRAKVVGATDFLTKPADKQKLLDIARKYATGGSNEQSAKARSS from the coding sequence ATGATGACATCTGCTCCAAACCGCAACGAAGCTTTCTTTTCGCAGCTAAATCTTTACAGTCAGCAACAATTTACAGGAAGGTTGGATATTCAGTTGGTGACGGGTCAGCAATGGGGGCTTTACCTAAGTCTTGGAAATTTAGTTTGGGCAACAGAAGGCTTGCATCCGGTGCGGCGGTTTCGCCGCCAGTTAGCCAGCACTTTACCGAAAGTCAACCCTAAAGCCATCTCGCCCCGTCAATCGGACTTTTTTGAGTGTTGGGACTATCACGCTCTCGCCTTATTGGTGCAGCGCAATCTCGCTCAGACTGATGATGTGGTCGAGATTGCGCGCGGACTCATTGCGGAAGTTTTATTCGATCTCCTCCAAGCCATTGAGATTGCTGCCGTCACCCAACAAATCGCTCAATTTTACGAGAAACCTAGGGATCGAGGCGAGTCGGTTGAAGAGTTTAGGACTGCCTCCACTTTTAAAATTAAACCCAAGTTAGGCGCGCGACCTTCGAGTAAAGACTTAGGAATTTTCCCCCGTTCGCGAAGCTGGGATATAGAACTTGCGCTCAGCGGTACTCAAAAAGTGTGGGAAAAGTGGAGTCAAATGGGACTCGCCCTCTATTCCCCCAATCTCGCCCCCGTCATCAAAAAAAGCGAACAGCTTCAAGCTAAAGCTTCTCCCAGTACCTACAAAAATTTAGTGGCACTAATTGATGGTCGGCGCACGATGCGAGATATTAGCGTTCTCCTTAAAAAAGATCTTGTTGGAGTCTGTCAATCGTTACTACCCTATATTCGCCGACAATTGATCGGTTTAGTGGAAGTCCCAGATTTACCGAACCCCTATCAATCCTATTGCGATCTGGCTCGAGAGGCGACCCCGACAGCCGAGAGAGTGCCGACTTTCGACTCGTCTCCCGATCGCCCTTGCATTGTCTGTATCGATGATAGTCCTCGAGTCTGCAAAGCAATGGAAAAACTGCTAACGGGAGCAGGCTATCGGTTTATCGGCATTCAAGAAGCCATTCAAGCCTTACCAACGTTATTGCAGCACAAACCCGATGTCATTTTCCTCGATTTGATGATGCCGATCGCCAACGGTTACGAAATTTGCAGCCAAATCCGCCGCGTTTCCAATCTTAAAGATACGCCCGTTATTATTCTGACCAGTCAGGATGGATTAGTAGACCGGGTACGCGCTAAAGTTGTTGGTGCGACGGACTTTTTGACCAAGCCCGCCGACAAACAAAAACTTTTGGATATTGCCCGCAAATACGCTACAGGCGGCTCCAACGAACAGTCAGCGAAAGCCCGCTCTTCCTAG